A genomic segment from Macadamia integrifolia cultivar HAES 741 unplaced genomic scaffold, SCU_Mint_v3 scaffold2168, whole genome shotgun sequence encodes:
- the LOC122065970 gene encoding uncharacterized protein LOC122065970 isoform X1, whose amino-acid sequence MGRPTKTKKPEILGKGKVTPVQIAFIVDRYLSDNNYGQTRSIFRTEASTLISKTNVQEAPKSLLSLASILDDYICLKEQKVMFEQEKRLVEQEKCRVETLLKGMQGVMQAYNSAGNSSQSLTSATAPKSMSLILPSDRNTESPAAGFAMSRTPNTHSVPRSSNPVRDALNFSTPTNDLEATNKRKDLRTITDAPPTAKRPCSQMHGKFPPTGISSVPLQSNNTTSTKETVKQFLGIQSSPSNRVPNGSTTQGSSVVKSLFKQPSQSPLILTIPPDPKTPPQALPSSSEKTLSPLDSSSRVYSTDNTQETTPISCSMVSCDTVNNSPFKNITCYSKETNHYVFSSPIKTNLKKLSKRDHVKGRLDFDGSDIPSAKSTTAEVYKPGSNGEVDIFDMDIPNFDVFGVDFSLSELLIDIDCEGDGFSSLPTSIPFSGSPNGSTAGGLEANEVLSEVSKTVTEVLSEKDMNIQGPDSQRSVKSITKCIRILSPAKSRSSLLDQENLLVQD is encoded by the exons ATGGGGAGGCCAACGAAGACCAAAAAACCAGAGATCTTGGGGAAGGGAAAGGTCACTCCAGTCCAGATCGCGTTCATTGTTGATCGTTATCTCTCCGACAACAACTACGGTCAAACTCGTTCAATCTTCAGAACCGAAGCTTCAACTCTCATTTCGAAAACAAATGTCCAAGAG GCGCCAAAGAGTTTGTTGAGTCTCGCATCGATCTTGGATGACTACATTTGCTTGAAGGAGCAAAAGGTGATGTTCGAGCAGGAGAAGCGATTGGTTGAGCAGGAAAAATGTCGCGTTGAGACGCTATTGAAGGGCATGCAAGGTGTGATGCAAGCTTACAACTCTGCCGGAAACTCTTCCCAATCTTTGACTTCGGCTACGGCACCTAAGTCAATGTCTCTGATTCTGCCATCAGATCGCAATACTGAATCCCCTGCAG CTGGTTTTGCCATGTCCAGGACTCCCAACACGCATTCGGTTCCCAGGAGCTCAAACCCTGTTAGGGATGCCTTAAATTTCTCAACACCCACCAATGACCTTGAAGCTACAAACAAGAGAAAGGATTTGAGGACCATCACTGATGCTCCACCAACAGCAAAGAGGCCTTGCAGTCAAATGCATGGAAAGTTTCCACCAACTGGAA TTAGCAGTGTGCCATTGCAATCTAATAACACAACCAGTACCAAAGAGACAGTGAAGCAGTTTCTTGGGATTCAGTCATCACCAAGTAACCGGGTCCCAAATGGCTCAACAACTCAGGGATCCTCTGTTGTGAAGAGCTTGTTCAAGCAACCTTCTCAGTCCCCCCTGATTCTAACCATTCCACCTGATCCTAAGACCCCTCCCCAAGCATTACCCTCTTCTAGTGAGAAAACTCTCTCTCCATTGGACAGTTCTTCCCGCGTTTATTCTACTGACAATACACAGGAAACCACTCCCATAAGTTGCTCTATGGTCTCATGTGACACAGTTAATAATAGTCCTTTCAAGAACATTACTTGTTATTCCAAGGAAACCAACCATTATGTCTTTTCCTCACCCATTAAAACAAATTTAAAGAAGCTAAGTAAGAGAGATCATGTGAAAGGAAGGCTAGATTTTGATGGCTCTGATATTCCCTCGGCAAAATCCACTACTGCTGAGGTTTACAAACCTGGATCCAATGGGGAAGTGGATATCTTTGACATGGATATCCCTAATTTTGATGTTTTCGGTGTAGATTTCTCCCTCTCGGAATTGTTAATTGATATTGACTGTGAAGGGGATGGATTTTCTTCTCTGCCAACTTCAATTCCTTTTTCAGG GTCACCAAATGGATCGACGGCAGGAGGTTTGGAGGCTAATGAAGTATTATCAGAAGTTTCAAAAACTGTAACAGAGGTTCTTTCTGAAAAGGATATGAATATACAGG GTCCAGATTCTCAGAGGTCGGTGAAATCTATAACAAAATGTATAAGAATTCTAAGTCCTG CTAAAAGTCGAAGTTCGTTGCTGGATCAAGAGAATCTGTTGGTTCAAGATTGA
- the LOC122065970 gene encoding uncharacterized protein LOC122065970 isoform X2, producing MFEQEKRLVEQEKCRVETLLKGMQGVMQAYNSAGNSSQSLTSATAPKSMSLILPSDRNTESPAAGFAMSRTPNTHSVPRSSNPVRDALNFSTPTNDLEATNKRKDLRTITDAPPTAKRPCSQMHGKFPPTGISSVPLQSNNTTSTKETVKQFLGIQSSPSNRVPNGSTTQGSSVVKSLFKQPSQSPLILTIPPDPKTPPQALPSSSEKTLSPLDSSSRVYSTDNTQETTPISCSMVSCDTVNNSPFKNITCYSKETNHYVFSSPIKTNLKKLSKRDHVKGRLDFDGSDIPSAKSTTAEVYKPGSNGEVDIFDMDIPNFDVFGVDFSLSELLIDIDCEGDGFSSLPTSIPFSGSPNGSTAGGLEANEVLSEVSKTVTEVLSEKDMNIQGPDSQRSVKSITKCIRILSPAKSRSSLLDQENLLVQD from the exons ATGTTCGAGCAGGAGAAGCGATTGGTTGAGCAGGAAAAATGTCGCGTTGAGACGCTATTGAAGGGCATGCAAGGTGTGATGCAAGCTTACAACTCTGCCGGAAACTCTTCCCAATCTTTGACTTCGGCTACGGCACCTAAGTCAATGTCTCTGATTCTGCCATCAGATCGCAATACTGAATCCCCTGCAG CTGGTTTTGCCATGTCCAGGACTCCCAACACGCATTCGGTTCCCAGGAGCTCAAACCCTGTTAGGGATGCCTTAAATTTCTCAACACCCACCAATGACCTTGAAGCTACAAACAAGAGAAAGGATTTGAGGACCATCACTGATGCTCCACCAACAGCAAAGAGGCCTTGCAGTCAAATGCATGGAAAGTTTCCACCAACTGGAA TTAGCAGTGTGCCATTGCAATCTAATAACACAACCAGTACCAAAGAGACAGTGAAGCAGTTTCTTGGGATTCAGTCATCACCAAGTAACCGGGTCCCAAATGGCTCAACAACTCAGGGATCCTCTGTTGTGAAGAGCTTGTTCAAGCAACCTTCTCAGTCCCCCCTGATTCTAACCATTCCACCTGATCCTAAGACCCCTCCCCAAGCATTACCCTCTTCTAGTGAGAAAACTCTCTCTCCATTGGACAGTTCTTCCCGCGTTTATTCTACTGACAATACACAGGAAACCACTCCCATAAGTTGCTCTATGGTCTCATGTGACACAGTTAATAATAGTCCTTTCAAGAACATTACTTGTTATTCCAAGGAAACCAACCATTATGTCTTTTCCTCACCCATTAAAACAAATTTAAAGAAGCTAAGTAAGAGAGATCATGTGAAAGGAAGGCTAGATTTTGATGGCTCTGATATTCCCTCGGCAAAATCCACTACTGCTGAGGTTTACAAACCTGGATCCAATGGGGAAGTGGATATCTTTGACATGGATATCCCTAATTTTGATGTTTTCGGTGTAGATTTCTCCCTCTCGGAATTGTTAATTGATATTGACTGTGAAGGGGATGGATTTTCTTCTCTGCCAACTTCAATTCCTTTTTCAGG GTCACCAAATGGATCGACGGCAGGAGGTTTGGAGGCTAATGAAGTATTATCAGAAGTTTCAAAAACTGTAACAGAGGTTCTTTCTGAAAAGGATATGAATATACAGG GTCCAGATTCTCAGAGGTCGGTGAAATCTATAACAAAATGTATAAGAATTCTAAGTCCTG CTAAAAGTCGAAGTTCGTTGCTGGATCAAGAGAATCTGTTGGTTCAAGATTGA